In Lytechinus variegatus isolate NC3 chromosome 18, Lvar_3.0, whole genome shotgun sequence, a single genomic region encodes these proteins:
- the LOC121432240 gene encoding uncharacterized protein LOC121432240 has protein sequence MASYDFSTTILYAYLAVITSLYTCHWIVHVDAYRIDILQGYFGCSISESNASVICKQTNVVAVTMKVQYTINELYALRNAPKPPLSPNSKQTVIECGIRRKRGTRGGKGNKRNIPVRVISWGKPRFQRQSGVNYENLVFVPTSDFTIITKTRNQKPVMYDFPTLYMANLRSIANKFDELYAVIKMYKVDVCAISESWLNNDEGDTFCIDGYIQLSKSRSSRRGGGVLVYARDDLYPKPVTNIRVPDNLEVIWIQLRPRRLPREVSSLFVAVVYSPPNSNSETELIDHIIDSVDVIRSRHPYAGIAILGDFNRVDTDGICTAVSLKQIVEEPTRNDAILDKIITNLQKYYKKCEIKCPVGTSDHNAILWCPLPSFAHRPNTTMRRTVRPMKDSDTRAFGRWISTYSWTEVHDAVSSEVKCNAFCGTLKSAMDHFFPLKRVNIHERDKPWG, from the exons ATGGCTTCTTATGACTTTTCAACAACTATTTTATATGCTTATCTTGCCGTCATCACATCGTTATATACTTGTCATTGGATTGTACACGTAGATGCATACCGCATAGATATACTACAAGGGTACTTTGGATGTAGTATATCGGAGAGTAACGCCTCAGTGATTTGTAAACAAAC AAACGTCGTCGCTGTCACAATGAAAGTGCAGTATACTATTAATGAACTCTACGCTTTACGTAATGCCCCAAAGCCCCCTTTGTCACCAAATTCTAAGCAGACAGTGATTGAATGTGGCATACGTAGGAAGAGGGGGACTCGTGGAGGCAAAGGGAACAAACGGAATATACCAGTCAGAGTTATTTCTTGGGGGAAACCCCGATTTCAGCGACAATCAGGTGTGAATTATGAGAACCTTGTGTTTGTGCCAACTAGCGActttaccatcatcaccaagacCAGGAACCAGAAACCGGTGATGTATGACTTTCCAACACTGTATATGGCCAATCTGAGATCAATTGCTAACAAATTCGATGAACTTTATGCAGTGATCAAAATGTATAAAGTAGATGTGTGTGCCATATCAGAATCGTGGTTAAATAACGATGAGGGTGACACTTTCTGTATAGATGGCTACATACAACTGTCTAAGAGTCGTTCCAGTCGCCGCGGGGGAGGAGTCCTTGTGTATGCTCGTGATGATCTGTACCCCAAACCTGTTACAAACATAAGAGTTCCAGACAATCTAGAGGTTATATGGATACAACTACGCCCTCGCCGACTTCCACGTGAAGTCTCAAGCCTGTTTGTCGCTGTAGTGTACAGTCCCCCTAACTCTAACTCTGAGACCGAGTTGATTGACCACATCATCGACTCAGTAGATGTTATCCGTTCTCGTCACCCTTATGCTGGAATTGCGATTTTAGGGGACTTCAACAGAGTGGACACTGATGGAATATGCACCGCCGTGTCTCTCAAACAAATTGTAGAAGAGCCTACTAGGAACGATGCCATTCTGGATAAAATCATTACAAATCTCCAGAAATACTAcaagaaatgtgaaataaagtgtCCAGTCGGTACCAGTGACCACAATGCCATCCTCTGGTGCCCGCTACCATCGTTTGCTCATCGCCCCAACACTACCATGAGGCGTACTGTGCGACCCATGAAGGACTCGGACACAAGAGCATTTGGTCGATGGATTTCGACATACTCCTGGACTGAAGTCCATGACGCAGTATCCTCAGAGGTCAAATGTAATGCATTCTGTGGAACCCTCAAGTCTGCTATGGACCATTTCTTCCCACTGAAAAGGGTGAATATTCACGAGAGAGACAAGCCCTGGGGATGA